One genomic region from Deltaproteobacteria bacterium encodes:
- a CDS encoding CoA-transferase — MDYTRRELMVIAAAREIRDGERVFVGMRLPLLGFAVAKELHAPAAIGIFESGVVRDWPALKPIFTMSDPPNVAGALFCCGLIEVMSLLQSGRVEMGFIGGAEVDRHGNLNTHWVGDDGRRLRLPGSGGAADIATLAGRCVIIMNHERRRFVPRVQYITSPGYGDGAGWRERRGLSGGGPSRTITSLGIFSFDPATREMQIETYHPGVTVQEIRDETDWPLKAVPDVRETPEPSREEILAVRKYDPDGVWTS; from the coding sequence ATGGACTACACGCGGCGAGAGCTCATGGTCATTGCAGCGGCGCGCGAGATTCGCGACGGCGAACGTGTCTTCGTGGGCATGCGCCTGCCGTTGCTGGGGTTCGCGGTGGCCAAGGAGTTGCACGCGCCCGCCGCCATCGGCATCTTCGAGAGCGGCGTGGTGCGGGACTGGCCGGCGTTGAAGCCCATCTTCACCATGAGCGATCCGCCCAACGTGGCCGGAGCGCTCTTCTGCTGCGGCCTCATCGAGGTCATGAGCCTGCTCCAGAGCGGGCGCGTGGAGATGGGGTTCATCGGTGGCGCCGAGGTCGATCGCCACGGCAACCTCAACACCCATTGGGTGGGAGACGACGGACGGCGGCTGCGGCTTCCGGGTAGCGGAGGGGCCGCGGACATCGCCACCCTGGCGGGACGGTGCGTCATCATCATGAACCACGAGCGGCGCCGTTTCGTGCCCCGGGTGCAATACATCACCTCCCCGGGTTACGGCGACGGCGCCGGCTGGCGCGAGCGGCGCGGCCTTTCGGGCGGTGGCCCGAGCCGCACCATCACCAGCCTCGGCATCTTCTCCTTCGACCCGGCGACGCGGGAGATGCAGATCGAGACGTATCATCCCGGTGTCACCGTGCAGGAGATCCGGGACGAGACCGATTGGCCGCTGAAAGCGGTACCGGACGTCAGGGAGACTCCGGAACCGTCCCGGGAGGAGATCCTGGCCGTGAGAAAGTACGACCCCGACGGCGTCTGGACATCCTGA
- a CDS encoding Na+/H+ antiporter subunit B codes for MNSLILRTASRFLLILLFQFSIFLLLRGHNDPGGGFVGGLVLAAALTLYAIAYDVRSMRRFLPCRAQTIIAWGLLAAALSGVFSMFKGQPFMTGQWTHVYIFGLDLHLGTPLLFDIGVYLTVVGVVLIVIISLAEEVEEDD; via the coding sequence GTGAACTCGCTGATTCTCAGGACGGCCAGCCGGTTCCTGCTGATCCTGCTGTTCCAGTTCTCCATCTTCCTGCTGCTGCGGGGACACAACGACCCCGGCGGCGGCTTCGTCGGCGGGCTGGTGCTGGCTGCGGCGCTGACGCTTTACGCCATCGCCTACGACGTGCGCTCCATGCGCCGCTTCCTGCCGTGCCGGGCGCAGACCATCATCGCCTGGGGGCTCTTGGCCGCGGCCCTGAGCGGCGTCTTCTCGATGTTCAAGGGGCAGCCGTTCATGACCGGCCAGTGGACGCACGTCTACATCTTCGGCCTGGACCTCCACCTGGGCACGCCGCTGCTGTTCGACATCGGCGTCTACCTGACGGTGGTGGGCGTGGTGCTCATCGTCATCATCAGCCTGGCGGAGGAAGTGGAGGAGGACGACTGA
- a CDS encoding putative monovalent cation/H+ antiporter subunit A, whose product MIFAVLSGFVLALLAPTLYRLSPRWSGAVFSIFPAVLALYFLSHMEAVVGGEAVRVAYPWMPAMGLELSFNLDGLGLLFALAITVVGTLIIAYAGSYLHGHPSLARFYLFILMFMASMLGVVLSDNLIALFIFWELTSVTSYFLIGFEHDKDTARAAALQALIVTGSGGLALMAGVLLMGQIGGSFEISTLAADNAALQGHRLYPLVLALVFAGAFTKSAQVPFHFWLPSAMEAPTPVSAYLHSATMVKAGVYLLARLSPVLGGSDIWLYVVTGFGAATMLASAYQALYQTDLKKILAYSTVSVLGTLTMLIGLGDKLAIKAAMVFLMAHVLYKAALFLVAGSIDHETGTRDIRQLGGLRKTMPIICAGAAVGALSMAGLPPFFGFVGKETLYEAVTHGNLPVTVVAVLTSMLLFAVAWLAGIRPFSGAETHTPKHPHDPPWTMWLGPVFLGCLSVLFGLVPVLPEALLSAAAGSVLGKPVSFHLALWHGFNAVLVLSLATFGLGVLVYWQLENLKRVTEFALPAVRRGPSHWYALWLRFLNWSAVGQTRVLQNGYLRLYLATIMTVTAVLAWYTFLTYGDVAVVAMDWGDIGVHEWVVGLVALVGAIATVRAQTFLRAVMALGVVGYSVALIFVLYGAPDLAMTQFLIETLSLILFVFVFYYMPPFKRFSRRVVMVRHAVIGTAVGAFFTLLVLVATSVQWHPTISTYFSDNSYLMGQGRNIVNVILVDFRGFDTLGEITVLAVAGIGVYSLIRLRLGKGRGS is encoded by the coding sequence ATGATCTTCGCCGTCCTCTCCGGTTTCGTCCTGGCCCTGCTGGCGCCGACCCTGTATCGGCTGAGCCCGCGCTGGTCGGGTGCCGTCTTCTCGATCTTCCCGGCGGTCCTGGCGCTCTATTTCCTGAGCCACATGGAAGCCGTGGTGGGCGGCGAAGCGGTCCGCGTCGCCTATCCCTGGATGCCGGCCATGGGGCTGGAGCTGTCGTTCAACCTGGACGGCCTCGGGCTCCTCTTCGCCCTGGCCATCACGGTGGTGGGGACGCTGATCATCGCCTACGCCGGCAGCTACCTTCACGGCCACCCGTCGCTGGCGCGCTTCTACCTGTTCATCCTAATGTTCATGGCGTCCATGCTGGGCGTCGTGCTGTCCGACAACCTCATCGCGCTGTTCATCTTCTGGGAGCTGACCAGCGTCACCTCCTACTTCCTCATCGGTTTCGAGCACGACAAGGACACCGCGCGGGCGGCGGCCCTGCAGGCGCTGATCGTCACCGGCAGCGGCGGCCTGGCGCTCATGGCCGGCGTGCTGCTCATGGGGCAGATCGGCGGCAGCTTCGAGATTTCTACCTTGGCCGCGGACAACGCCGCGCTGCAGGGACACCGGCTCTACCCGCTGGTGCTGGCGCTGGTGTTCGCCGGCGCGTTCACCAAGTCGGCGCAGGTGCCGTTCCACTTCTGGCTGCCGTCGGCCATGGAGGCGCCCACGCCGGTGAGCGCCTACCTGCACTCCGCCACCATGGTGAAGGCGGGAGTCTACCTGCTGGCGCGCCTGAGCCCGGTGCTGGGCGGCAGCGACATCTGGCTCTACGTGGTGACGGGCTTCGGCGCGGCCACCATGCTGGCGAGCGCGTACCAGGCGCTCTACCAGACCGACCTCAAGAAGATCCTCGCCTACTCCACGGTGAGCGTGCTGGGCACCCTCACCATGCTCATCGGCCTGGGCGACAAGCTGGCCATCAAGGCGGCCATGGTGTTCCTCATGGCCCACGTGCTCTACAAGGCCGCGCTCTTCCTGGTGGCCGGTTCCATCGACCACGAGACCGGCACGCGCGACATCCGGCAACTCGGCGGGCTGCGCAAGACCATGCCCATCATCTGCGCCGGCGCGGCGGTGGGCGCCCTGTCCATGGCCGGGCTGCCGCCGTTCTTCGGCTTCGTCGGCAAGGAGACGCTCTACGAGGCGGTCACCCACGGCAACCTGCCGGTGACCGTGGTCGCCGTGCTCACCAGCATGCTGCTGTTCGCGGTGGCGTGGCTGGCGGGAATCCGGCCGTTCTCGGGCGCGGAGACCCACACGCCGAAGCATCCCCACGACCCGCCCTGGACCATGTGGCTGGGGCCGGTTTTCCTGGGCTGCCTCAGCGTCCTGTTCGGCCTGGTGCCGGTCCTCCCCGAGGCGCTCCTGTCCGCGGCGGCGGGGTCGGTGCTCGGCAAGCCCGTGAGCTTCCATCTCGCCCTGTGGCACGGCTTCAACGCGGTGCTGGTGCTGAGCCTCGCGACCTTCGGCCTGGGCGTGCTGGTCTACTGGCAACTCGAGAACCTCAAGCGGGTGACCGAGTTCGCGTTGCCCGCGGTGCGTCGCGGACCGTCCCACTGGTACGCGTTGTGGCTGCGCTTCCTGAACTGGTCGGCGGTGGGCCAGACCCGGGTACTGCAGAACGGCTACCTGCGGCTGTATCTCGCCACCATCATGACCGTGACCGCGGTGCTCGCCTGGTACACCTTCCTGACGTACGGAGACGTCGCGGTGGTGGCCATGGACTGGGGCGACATCGGCGTGCACGAGTGGGTGGTGGGGCTGGTGGCGCTGGTGGGCGCCATCGCCACGGTGCGGGCGCAGACGTTCCTGCGCGCGGTCATGGCCCTGGGCGTGGTGGGCTACAGCGTGGCGCTGATCTTCGTGCTCTACGGCGCCCCCGACCTGGCCATGACGCAGTTCCTGATCGAGACCCTGTCGCTGATCCTGTTCGTGTTCGTGTTCTACTACATGCCCCCGTTCAAGCGGTTCTCCAGGCGCGTGGTGATGGTGCGGCATGCGGTGATCGGCACCGCGGTGGGCGCGTTCTTCACGCTGCTGGTGCTGGTGGCCACGTCGGTGCAGTGGCATCCCACCATCTCCACCTACTTCTCGGACAACTCGTACCTGATGGGGCAGGGGCGCAACATCGTCAACGTGATCCTGGTGGACTTCCGGGGCTTCGACACGCTGGGTGAGATCACCGTGCTGGCGGTGGCCGGCATCGGCGTGTACTCGCTCATCCGGTTGCGGCTCGGCAAGGGGAGGGGGTCGTGA
- a CDS encoding CoA transferase subunit A, with protein sequence MPKLRSLRDAIAQEVEDGMSVFMGAALESLIPFAAGYEIIRQRKRGLTLMTTISDMQFDQLIGAGCADKVCGAWVGNVAAGLGHNYRRAVERGEPGPLAVENHSNFSMALGLKAAAMGVPYLPTRTLMGSDFGEEASFAGVRCPFTGERLLAVRAVKPDVAILHVQRTDEEGNAHVWGNLGVTQDAAMAAGKVVLTCEEIVPHEVILSDPNRTLIPGFLVAAVACVPFGSHPSPTQGYSRRDDDFYFDYHAKSRDRAGFEEWLNHWVLGVEGQDGYIERLGTERVARLKPDSDSMAAPVSYGY encoded by the coding sequence ATGCCCAAGCTCCGCAGCCTCAGAGACGCCATCGCCCAGGAGGTCGAGGACGGCATGTCCGTGTTCATGGGGGCGGCTCTGGAGTCGCTGATTCCCTTTGCCGCCGGTTACGAGATCATCCGTCAGCGCAAGCGCGGACTGACGCTGATGACCACCATCTCGGACATGCAGTTCGACCAGCTCATCGGCGCGGGGTGCGCGGACAAGGTGTGCGGTGCCTGGGTGGGCAACGTGGCGGCGGGCCTCGGGCACAACTACCGGCGCGCGGTGGAACGCGGCGAGCCGGGGCCGCTGGCGGTGGAGAACCATTCCAACTTCTCCATGGCCCTGGGCCTCAAGGCGGCGGCCATGGGCGTGCCGTATCTGCCCACAAGAACACTCATGGGCAGCGACTTCGGGGAGGAGGCTTCGTTCGCCGGCGTGCGGTGTCCGTTCACCGGAGAGCGCTTGCTGGCGGTGCGGGCGGTGAAGCCCGACGTTGCGATTCTGCACGTGCAGCGGACCGACGAGGAGGGCAACGCCCACGTGTGGGGCAACCTGGGGGTCACCCAGGACGCGGCCATGGCGGCGGGCAAGGTGGTGCTTACCTGCGAGGAGATCGTGCCGCACGAGGTGATATTAAGCGACCCCAACCGCACGTTGATCCCGGGTTTCCTGGTGGCGGCGGTGGCCTGTGTTCCTTTCGGCTCCCACCCGTCGCCGACCCAGGGGTACAGCCGCCGCGACGACGACTTCTACTTCGACTATCATGCCAAGTCACGGGACCGTGCCGGATTCGAAGAGTGGCTGAACCACTGGGTGCTGGGGGTGGAAGGCCAAGACGGTTATATCGAGCGGCTCGGCACCGAACGGGTCGCGCGCCTCAAACCCGATAGCGACTCCATGGCGGCGCCGGTGAGCTATGGGTACTAG
- a CDS encoding Na+/H+ antiporter subunit C, producing the protein MEALLAIVIGVLYASGVYMLMRRSIVKLIIGLALLAHGASLLVFTAAGLTRAVPPVIPYGEKAVTGVADPLPQALILTAIVISFGVQAFAMVLAYRAYQTVGTDDLDDMKATDT; encoded by the coding sequence ATGGAAGCGCTCCTCGCCATCGTCATCGGCGTGCTCTATGCCTCGGGCGTCTACATGCTCATGCGCCGGAGCATCGTGAAGCTGATCATCGGGCTGGCGCTCCTGGCCCACGGCGCGAGCCTGCTGGTGTTCACCGCCGCGGGGCTGACGCGCGCGGTGCCGCCGGTGATCCCCTACGGAGAAAAGGCCGTCACCGGAGTGGCGGACCCGCTGCCCCAGGCGCTGATCCTCACGGCCATCGTCATCAGCTTCGGCGTGCAGGCGTTCGCCATGGTGCTGGCCTACCGCGCGTACCAGACCGTGGGCACGGACGACCTCGACGACATGAAGGCAACGGACACGTGA